One Rhodothermales bacterium DNA window includes the following coding sequences:
- a CDS encoding FAD-dependent oxidoreductase, with the protein MPDIDTLIVGAGLAGAAAAFSLSRTQRVTLIDAETPASGASGIAAGMVNPISGLRAKPVWRMEEAMEGLERMIDAVGAGAGYDRRGVLRPAKDEEQAGFFKESAERLPEDTTWLEPEAVKALHPIATAPFGALHVHAGGVVDARRFIEALLAGGVAQGLTVVNRARLVGWKPIRNGVSVEISYPAEGRRSTIEAGRLVLALGAGISGFDALSKLDLHAIKGQVVRLIRPPAPPGLLLPLSGYGYAIDEGSTMLIGSSYEHTFSDLAPSPAVSRKLVREATRLIPRLSHCRIMEAATGIRVTVPGTRLPMVGPLAGQERVWIVSGLGSKGLLMAPMIGWNLPDYFAAPSDIPREIQIRVKTG; encoded by the coding sequence TTGCCTGACATAGATACCCTCATCGTCGGAGCCGGTCTCGCCGGCGCGGCGGCCGCTTTTTCTCTTTCCCGCACGCAGCGCGTCACCCTGATCGATGCCGAGACCCCGGCTTCGGGCGCGTCCGGCATCGCGGCCGGCATGGTCAACCCCATCAGCGGGCTGCGCGCCAAGCCGGTTTGGCGCATGGAGGAAGCGATGGAGGGGCTCGAACGGATGATCGATGCGGTCGGGGCCGGAGCCGGCTACGACCGGCGCGGCGTGCTGCGGCCGGCGAAGGACGAGGAGCAGGCCGGCTTCTTCAAGGAGAGCGCCGAGCGGCTGCCGGAGGACACCACCTGGCTGGAGCCCGAGGCGGTCAAGGCCCTCCACCCGATCGCCACCGCGCCGTTCGGGGCGCTGCACGTCCATGCCGGCGGCGTCGTGGACGCGCGGCGGTTCATCGAGGCCCTGCTTGCGGGCGGCGTCGCGCAAGGGCTGACGGTCGTCAACCGCGCCCGGCTCGTGGGATGGAAGCCGATCCGAAACGGCGTCTCCGTCGAGATCTCCTACCCCGCCGAAGGGCGGCGTTCGACGATCGAGGCCGGCCGGCTCGTGCTCGCCCTCGGCGCCGGCATCTCCGGCTTCGACGCCCTGAGCAAGCTGGATCTGCACGCCATCAAGGGGCAGGTCGTGCGCCTGATCCGTCCGCCGGCGCCGCCCGGGCTGCTGCTGCCGCTCTCGGGCTATGGGTATGCGATCGACGAAGGCTCCACGATGCTCATCGGCAGCTCGTACGAACATACGTTTTCCGACCTCGCGCCGTCGCCGGCGGTGTCCCGCAAGCTCGTCCGCGAGGCGACGCGCCTCATCCCCCGGCTTTCGCATTGCCGCATCATGGAGGCCGCGACGGGCATCCGCGTCACCGTGCCCGGCACCCGCCTCCCCATGGTCGGCCCGCTCGCCGGCCAGGAGCGGGTGTGGATCGTCTCCGGACTCGGTTCAAAAGGCCTGCTGATGGCGCCGATGATCGGCTGGAATCTGCCCGATTACTTCGCCGCCCCGTCCGACATCCCGCGCGAAATCCAGATTCGGGTTAAGACCGGATGA
- a CDS encoding class I fructose-bisphosphate aldolase: MADVTTAPVADLLGDEAAYLLDHKSTTIPRETLHLPGPDFIDRIWAQSDRTPQVLRSMQSLFDHGRLGGTGYVSILPVDQGIEHSAGASFAKNPAYFDPENIVKLAIEGGCNAVASTYGVLGAVSRKYAHKIPFILKINHNELLTYPNTFDQIMFAQIEDAWNMGCVGVGATIYFGSEESGRQLVEVSEAFSRAHELGMTTILWCYMRNSGFKVDGVNYETGADLTGQANHLGVTIEADIIKQKQPDCNGGFKALNAGNSSYGKLDERIYTKLTSDHPIDLTRYQVANCYMGRAGLINSGGGSGKNDLQEAVRTAVINKRAGGMGLISGRKAFQKPMDDGVELLHAIQDVYLDKHVTIA, from the coding sequence ATGGCAGACGTGACTACCGCACCGGTCGCGGACCTTCTCGGCGATGAAGCCGCTTACCTGCTCGATCACAAGTCGACCACCATCCCCCGCGAGACCCTGCATCTGCCAGGCCCTGATTTCATCGACCGCATCTGGGCGCAGTCCGACCGCACGCCGCAGGTGCTCCGTTCGATGCAGTCCCTGTTCGACCACGGCCGGCTCGGCGGCACGGGCTACGTGTCGATCCTTCCGGTGGACCAGGGCATCGAGCACTCCGCTGGCGCGTCGTTCGCGAAGAATCCGGCGTACTTCGATCCCGAGAACATCGTGAAGCTCGCCATCGAAGGCGGCTGCAACGCCGTGGCATCGACCTACGGGGTGCTGGGCGCCGTATCGCGCAAGTACGCGCACAAGATCCCCTTCATCCTGAAGATCAACCACAACGAACTCCTGACCTACCCGAATACGTTCGACCAGATCATGTTCGCGCAGATCGAGGACGCGTGGAACATGGGCTGCGTGGGCGTCGGCGCGACGATCTACTTCGGCTCCGAAGAGTCCGGCCGGCAGCTCGTCGAGGTCTCCGAGGCCTTCTCGCGCGCCCATGAACTGGGCATGACGACGATCCTCTGGTGCTACATGCGCAACAGCGGCTTCAAGGTCGACGGCGTCAACTACGAGACCGGCGCCGACCTCACCGGCCAGGCCAACCACCTGGGCGTGACGATCGAGGCCGACATCATCAAGCAGAAGCAGCCGGACTGCAACGGCGGCTTCAAGGCGCTCAACGCCGGCAACAGCAGCTACGGCAAGCTCGACGAGCGGATCTACACCAAGCTCACGTCCGATCACCCGATCGACCTGACGCGCTACCAGGTGGCGAACTGCTACATGGGCCGCGCCGGCCTCATCAACTCGGGCGGCGGCTCGGGCAAGAACGACCTCCAGGAGGCCGTTCGTACCGCGGTGATCAACAAGCGCGCCGGCGGCATGGGCCTTATCTCGGGCCGCAAGGCGTTCCAGAAGCCGATGGATGACGGTGTCGAGCTGCTCCATGCCATCCAGGACGTGTACCTCGACAAGCACGTCACGATCGCCTGA
- a CDS encoding phosphatase PAP2 family protein, whose protein sequence is MGVPSTLRAWLRRIDDLDIRIVRAVVLSAHRPFQKRATELICRLGNGWLYLIMGLSAWIVKGDAAHRMIGWSALAGTLAFPVYWIVKRWSARARPHHRDPSLNTGLRTLDLYSFPSGHAMTATAVGLPYGLTLPHAFIPFVVGWLLIAWSRLASGHHYPSDIIAGALIGVGTAITAMALLP, encoded by the coding sequence ATGGGGGTACCTTCAACATTGCGCGCCTGGCTGCGCCGAATCGACGACCTCGATATCCGAATCGTCCGCGCCGTCGTCCTTAGCGCGCACCGGCCTTTCCAGAAACGCGCCACCGAGCTGATCTGCCGGCTCGGCAACGGATGGCTCTACCTCATCATGGGCCTCAGCGCCTGGATCGTCAAGGGCGACGCGGCGCACCGCATGATCGGCTGGTCGGCCCTCGCCGGCACCCTGGCGTTCCCGGTGTACTGGATCGTCAAGCGGTGGTCCGCCCGCGCCCGCCCCCATCACCGCGACCCGTCGCTCAACACCGGGCTCCGCACCCTGGATCTGTATTCCTTCCCGAGCGGGCACGCCATGACCGCGACCGCCGTCGGCCTCCCCTACGGCCTCACCCTCCCACACGCCTTTATTCCATTTGTCGTAGGCTGGCTCCTGATCGCCTGGTCCCGCCTCGCCTCCGGCCATCACTATCCATCCGACATCATCGCCGGCGCACTCATCGGCGTCGGCACCGCCATTACCGCCATGGCGCTGCTGCCATGA
- a CDS encoding DUF362 domain-containing protein — MKAARPVRACLRTSGDGDLPGLLAGTLEAAGFWPMLAARGADAGADPSALRIVIKPDLDVYAAAGPTGTDPVLVEALIALLHARGYASVVVADGPNAAGMWLENRDVLALADLAGYRFETPDGQPYDIQDLGEELVDAGFPAASVLAGTALGAAWLDAQVRIAVPKLKTDEEERFALGLHNLLGVLPLRDKDRHYRCRLDAGDVVVDLLRQTPVHFSLIDGLVGNHGSQGVRAPRPYEAGLLIASTDLLLADWAGALVMGLDPYASRLNAHALRSIGLPAAYEIDGDLTPLAGWKNVSLLQADAVRKRNENPTLRRHVAPWITTVNTDLFPFKQPLDSQVNAFLAPLLSDLDDQPIAAGAYLALNAFLASVENGLYAWRILSDKSRLRRKEVPLGIDLDRYAAADYEAVADYILPLADIVRHAPPDANGLRWRYIDGSVLFEYRRILPIPYDRFVDRVDIAGAVEMMYDNIGGARVTVSEDDQQRIVHQAERNIYLPQPNWMVLFGGEEIDVGKIEVVRYETDRRRIFWRAVASANHSAEFDDGLVAFSRYGSDVEVLIVARQKFALPLFWQALNMDYLPAIKDRMVSDAYIAFFSRTVANYEAAYEGRDTRAGRVVAPADEEDARPLAVEQLDELLAMLMSVLKRAVQPGATPPAAGVVDEQGYRHVAGTAGGTASGAPLWSDIARAMKNDMQRLAGRRT; from the coding sequence ATGAAGGCAGCGCGACCTGTCCGAGCCTGCCTCCGCACGTCCGGCGACGGAGACCTCCCCGGCCTGCTCGCCGGCACGCTCGAGGCCGCCGGCTTCTGGCCGATGCTGGCGGCGCGCGGCGCCGACGCCGGCGCCGACCCGTCGGCCCTGCGCATCGTCATCAAGCCGGACCTCGACGTGTACGCCGCCGCCGGCCCCACCGGCACCGATCCGGTCCTCGTCGAAGCCCTGATCGCGCTGCTGCACGCGCGCGGCTACGCCTCCGTCGTCGTGGCGGACGGCCCCAATGCCGCCGGCATGTGGCTGGAAAACCGCGACGTGCTCGCACTCGCGGACCTCGCCGGATACCGGTTCGAGACCCCCGACGGACAGCCGTACGACATCCAGGATCTGGGGGAAGAGCTGGTCGATGCCGGCTTCCCGGCCGCCTCGGTCCTGGCCGGCACCGCGCTGGGCGCGGCCTGGCTGGATGCGCAGGTCCGCATCGCCGTCCCCAAGCTCAAGACGGACGAGGAGGAACGCTTCGCGCTCGGCCTCCACAACCTGCTCGGTGTGCTGCCGCTGCGCGACAAGGATCGGCACTACCGCTGCCGGCTCGATGCCGGCGACGTGGTGGTCGACCTCCTCCGCCAGACGCCCGTCCATTTCAGCCTGATCGACGGCCTCGTCGGCAACCACGGAAGCCAGGGCGTACGCGCCCCCAGGCCATACGAGGCCGGGCTGTTGATCGCATCGACCGATTTGCTGCTGGCCGACTGGGCCGGCGCGCTCGTGATGGGGCTCGACCCCTACGCCTCCCGGCTCAACGCCCACGCCCTGCGATCCATCGGGCTCCCCGCGGCCTACGAAATCGACGGCGACCTGACGCCGCTCGCCGGCTGGAAAAACGTGTCGCTCCTCCAGGCCGACGCCGTCCGCAAACGCAACGAAAACCCGACGCTCCGCCGGCATGTCGCCCCGTGGATCACGACCGTCAACACAGACCTCTTCCCCTTCAAGCAGCCGCTCGACAGCCAGGTCAACGCCTTCCTGGCGCCGCTCCTGAGCGACCTCGACGACCAGCCGATCGCCGCCGGCGCCTACCTCGCGCTGAACGCCTTCCTGGCTTCCGTCGAGAACGGCCTCTACGCCTGGCGCATCCTGTCCGACAAGAGCCGGCTCCGCCGCAAGGAAGTGCCCCTCGGGATCGACCTCGACCGCTACGCCGCGGCCGACTACGAGGCCGTGGCCGACTACATCCTCCCGCTCGCCGACATCGTGCGCCACGCCCCGCCCGACGCCAACGGGCTCCGCTGGCGCTACATCGACGGCTCGGTGCTTTTCGAGTACCGGCGCATCCTGCCGATTCCGTACGACCGCTTCGTCGACCGCGTCGATATCGCCGGCGCGGTCGAGATGATGTACGACAACATCGGCGGCGCGCGCGTGACGGTATCGGAGGACGACCAGCAGCGGATCGTGCACCAGGCCGAGCGCAACATCTACCTGCCCCAGCCCAACTGGATGGTCCTTTTCGGCGGCGAAGAGATCGACGTGGGCAAGATCGAGGTGGTCCGCTACGAAACGGACCGGCGGCGGATCTTCTGGCGTGCCGTGGCGAGCGCCAACCACTCGGCCGAATTCGACGACGGACTCGTCGCGTTTTCCCGGTATGGATCCGACGTGGAGGTGCTGATCGTGGCGCGGCAGAAATTCGCGCTGCCGCTGTTCTGGCAGGCCCTCAACATGGATTATCTGCCGGCGATCAAGGACCGGATGGTGTCCGATGCCTACATCGCCTTTTTCTCGCGCACGGTCGCCAACTACGAAGCCGCCTACGAAGGGCGCGACACCCGCGCCGGCCGCGTGGTGGCGCCGGCGGACGAGGAAGACGCCCGGCCGCTCGCTGTCGAGCAGCTCGACGAGTTGCTCGCGATGCTCATGAGCGTCCTGAAACGGGCCGTCCAGCCGGGCGCGACGCCGCCGGCGGCCGGCGTCGTCGACGAACAGGGCTATCGCCATGTGGCCGGCACGGCGGGCGGAACCGCCTCCGGCGCGCCGCTCTGGAGCGACATCGCCCGGGCGATGAAAAACGACATGCAACGGCTGGCCGGCCGGAGGACCTGA
- a CDS encoding NAD-dependent epimerase/dehydratase family protein: MRVLITGASGFIGSHIAHALTGRGHTVRGLVRTTSDVRNLDGAGIERVIGDILDPASLDAAMAGCDLVFHTASPYTYWGIPEKDLFETTVAGAQHALQAAHRQGVKRFVLTSSSVVAGSTHEARALGEAETMPLDDEPAYVRAKAAQEQAVLDLGRALGIETVAIRPTVTVGGPDHGPTESNRMVVRYLSDPMKATWIGGANVVGVEDVAAGHLLIAERGEPGGSYVLGGENLAWPAIHRLISELTGLPGPWITAWETSAVVAAAAYEFASRLTGKPPPSSREQARMVGRYYWYDDTPARTLGYRPASTRQALARALSWLVASDHIPNDLRARLRLAPEVYAVR, translated from the coding sequence ATGCGTGTGCTGATCACCGGCGCGAGCGGCTTCATCGGGAGCCACATCGCCCACGCCCTCACGGGCCGGGGGCACACCGTCCGCGGCCTCGTTCGCACGACGAGCGACGTCAGAAACCTCGACGGCGCCGGCATCGAGCGGGTGATCGGGGACATCCTCGATCCAGCCTCGCTCGATGCGGCGATGGCGGGGTGCGACCTCGTGTTCCACACCGCGTCCCCCTACACGTACTGGGGCATCCCCGAAAAAGACCTGTTCGAGACGACCGTCGCCGGCGCGCAACACGCCCTCCAGGCGGCGCATCGCCAGGGCGTGAAGCGGTTTGTGCTGACGTCCTCGTCGGTGGTCGCCGGCTCGACGCACGAGGCGCGCGCGCTGGGCGAGGCGGAGACGATGCCGCTGGATGACGAGCCGGCGTACGTCCGCGCCAAGGCCGCCCAGGAGCAGGCGGTGCTCGATCTGGGCCGCGCCCTCGGCATCGAGACCGTGGCCATCCGCCCCACCGTGACCGTGGGCGGACCCGATCACGGCCCGACCGAAAGCAACCGGATGGTCGTCCGGTATCTCTCCGACCCCATGAAGGCGACCTGGATCGGCGGCGCCAACGTCGTCGGTGTCGAGGACGTCGCCGCCGGCCACCTGCTGATCGCCGAGCGGGGCGAGCCGGGCGGGTCGTATGTGCTGGGCGGCGAAAACCTCGCGTGGCCGGCGATCCATCGCCTGATTTCCGAGCTGACCGGGCTGCCCGGCCCGTGGATCACCGCCTGGGAGACCTCAGCCGTGGTCGCGGCCGCGGCGTACGAGTTCGCCAGCCGCCTCACCGGCAAGCCGCCGCCGTCGAGCCGGGAGCAGGCCCGGATGGTCGGGCGCTATTACTGGTACGACGACACGCCGGCGCGGACGCTGGGCTACCGGCCGGCCTCGACGAGGCAGGCGCTCGCCCGCGCCCTCTCCTGGCTCGTCGCCAGCGACCACATACCCAACGACCTCCGCGCCCGCCTGCGCCTCGCGCCAGAGGTGTATGCTGTGCGTTGA
- a CDS encoding T9SS type A sorting domain-containing protein, which yields MLMTLPGRLTDRGKIRPRALLLLMAGLLSYPAMAQTTCRPTLLGIAYDVFEAPPIGLYPNFSAISNSVPYEVLSSSVNTATAVGWVGVRDHGVAVTYNPVSGFNYLPIPDQHDGMMSQMNDITEDGRLQIGWSWDDHFPVHSDPPRAFIVDEEHGLRYLDAIYESVAQLAATPINGRLRGTVGLFVERDGGMLISHGFDTALYYHVTADGVLTPVTIPNCGGFPNDAGQYPPPGERPVPTEGCTVQNLVQGTNGDYVGRYLTREDDGTTTVTYHRNREVLPGLIATGAGSTSYVPDAVNAAGYIGGYPGILWSPDNDLVDVRAELQSQCASDDFAYNSLPDGIGLNHLLVNDQNWLAWSNLLMRPACPAVSIAMSSTGLSFASGNATVQLGNRFTLTTTVTNDGRVPLEHLLVSPDPKTPGFFRVVSPAHPPFPETLDPGARVASTTEYEAIAPGTFTGSVTVAGDGNCGAYTYVQPPGTIVVQGQETVFVVNEIGDAVDADATDGRCDIDTDSAENNCTLRAAIEESGRVTSGLVRIHFNLPGTPVITPASPLPVISRAVVIDATTQPVGNARVSGAALGAVDGLRIAGANDVAVRGLAITDFGGWGIRIDGGAGHTVESATIGYLPVGGAAAPNVAGGIVVTGGATDVTIGGESEALQNRIFGGVVVDGASGQGVRLLRNEIEVDPSRLSSSVTRVPFDIGADGPTCAPWEPGALMPPPRLLSVTPTQVTGITRPGATVVVYAVTAQGTERGRYWGRWVKAAGTAKADVAGNFSAVVDLEPRQLVTASAVDVQGNSSELAQVRRPVIYAPGIGGSWLVGNDGFAIWIPVTAENAVANDRLARMAMYPDGSSVENVVLDGVLDQSQLPYNSTLTALEAVYPGDRANADRAGNDLWRFPYDWRLNTYDVANDLHALIDALTSGQPDVARACEVDLVAHSNGGVVSNVYVRRDAEHARDHLHRYITVATPYLGAAAAARGHLKGDVFGVDEVLGFTIQWGRMIEMVRNMPGAYGLLPSRAYWDALNPASLSHRHGYVVQDLAGTSLPSFDATTRFFAQPKVDPTNGRPLGLARNADIWAVQDTSVHALIDDWSDWDGPPQVFRQVGILAGSTVTGWRLRESVRDADGSVYEEPGDTPRHVDWRSRLVPIMGTGDGTVPLVSATLGWDRTVGSTDYSGVDSPWIEPFEYYPCSHTGIVTDGCQGFPGSPPALERVVDILRSGYEVPTALAGKASGQPGALPGRELLYVASSSPISVWVEDGDGVRTGPTSPNEPYRIAYGLPTLDWQPGDSRRTPIGYVVDDDGVTLSLPTDSAYTVTIQTSVDASAVRVTRVRVDGADALRRTLLFDDQPLKAGGALRLVFAAGDTPDGVTLGRDGDGDGTYEADIPPAAQLEGAGGTPAVPLPSPSAVYTQAESGESVSVGLVFPDLGGPIWGWTLSETADWIEPSATFGTTPGIVTLTLTRAAGNEAVQTAVVDLVLNYESYSMHLAVPVELRTGVSTAVAALLPVPTEVFLDQNFPNPFAQTTQVTFGVPAATSVSLVVYDMLGRKVAVLIEGAMSAGVHSVEVPARTLPSGVYVYRLSTPAGERSRRFTVVR from the coding sequence ATGTTGATGACCCTCCCGGGTAGGCTTACCGACCGGGGAAAAATCCGCCCCCGCGCGCTTCTGCTCCTGATGGCCGGCTTGCTGTCGTACCCCGCGATGGCGCAGACCACCTGCCGGCCCACGCTGCTGGGCATCGCCTACGACGTCTTCGAGGCGCCGCCAATTGGACTGTATCCGAATTTTAGCGCGATCAGCAACAGCGTGCCGTACGAGGTGCTGAGTTCCAGCGTCAATACGGCAACGGCGGTCGGATGGGTGGGGGTTCGCGATCACGGGGTCGCCGTCACCTACAACCCGGTGAGCGGCTTCAACTACCTGCCGATCCCCGATCAGCACGACGGGATGATGTCGCAGATGAACGACATCACCGAGGACGGCCGCCTTCAAATCGGTTGGAGCTGGGACGACCATTTTCCCGTCCATAGCGATCCTCCCCGCGCTTTTATCGTCGATGAAGAGCACGGACTGCGCTATCTCGACGCGATCTACGAATCGGTCGCGCAGCTGGCGGCCACGCCGATCAACGGCCGGCTTCGGGGTACGGTGGGCCTTTTCGTAGAGCGGGATGGTGGGATGCTCATCTCCCACGGTTTCGATACGGCGCTGTATTACCACGTGACCGCCGATGGCGTGCTCACGCCCGTCACGATCCCGAACTGCGGGGGCTTTCCCAACGATGCCGGCCAATACCCGCCTCCCGGGGAACGGCCCGTGCCGACGGAAGGCTGCACGGTGCAAAACCTGGTGCAGGGGACCAACGGCGACTATGTCGGCCGCTACCTCACTCGGGAGGACGACGGCACGACCACCGTTACATATCACCGCAACCGGGAGGTGTTGCCCGGTCTGATCGCAACGGGGGCCGGAAGCACGTCCTACGTCCCGGACGCCGTCAATGCCGCCGGGTATATCGGCGGCTACCCGGGCATCTTATGGTCGCCGGACAACGACCTGGTCGACGTGCGGGCTGAACTGCAGAGCCAGTGCGCCTCTGACGACTTTGCGTATAACAGTCTGCCCGACGGCATCGGACTGAACCATCTGCTGGTCAACGATCAGAACTGGTTGGCCTGGAGTAACCTGCTGATGCGGCCGGCGTGCCCGGCGGTCTCTATCGCGATGTCCAGCACGGGACTGTCCTTCGCCAGCGGGAATGCGACCGTGCAACTGGGCAATCGGTTTACGCTCACCACCACGGTCACCAACGACGGGCGGGTGCCGCTCGAGCACCTGCTCGTCTCGCCGGACCCGAAGACGCCGGGTTTCTTCCGAGTGGTCTCGCCGGCCCATCCTCCCTTCCCGGAAACGCTGGACCCCGGAGCCCGCGTCGCTTCGACCACGGAGTACGAAGCCATCGCCCCGGGAACGTTCACGGGATCCGTTACCGTCGCCGGCGACGGGAATTGCGGTGCCTATACGTACGTCCAGCCCCCGGGCACGATCGTAGTACAGGGGCAGGAGACGGTGTTTGTGGTGAACGAAATCGGCGACGCCGTGGACGCCGACGCGACGGACGGTCGTTGCGACATCGACACCGACAGCGCGGAGAATAACTGCACGCTGCGGGCTGCTATCGAGGAGTCCGGGCGGGTTACGAGCGGGCTTGTGCGCATCCACTTCAATCTTCCCGGTACGCCGGTCATCACGCCGGCCTCGCCGTTGCCGGTCATCAGTCGGGCCGTGGTCATCGATGCGACGACGCAGCCTGTCGGTAACGCGCGTGTGTCGGGCGCGGCGCTCGGTGCGGTGGACGGGCTGCGCATCGCCGGCGCGAACGATGTCGCGGTGCGAGGCCTCGCCATCACCGACTTCGGGGGATGGGGCATTCGTATCGACGGTGGGGCGGGGCATACCGTCGAGTCGGCCACGATCGGCTATCTGCCGGTCGGCGGCGCGGCAGCCCCCAACGTCGCCGGCGGGATTGTCGTAACCGGCGGAGCGACGGACGTGACGATCGGCGGCGAGTCGGAAGCGCTCCAGAACCGGATCTTCGGCGGCGTGGTGGTCGATGGGGCCAGCGGGCAGGGTGTCCGGCTGCTGCGCAACGAGATCGAAGTCGACCCCTCCCGGCTCTCTTCATCCGTCACGCGCGTGCCGTTCGACATCGGGGCCGACGGGCCGACGTGCGCGCCCTGGGAGCCGGGGGCGCTCATGCCGCCGCCCCGATTGCTCTCCGTGACCCCGACCCAGGTGACGGGCATAACGCGGCCGGGCGCTACGGTCGTAGTCTACGCGGTGACAGCGCAGGGCACGGAGCGGGGGCGGTACTGGGGCCGCTGGGTAAAGGCGGCGGGAACGGCTAAGGCCGACGTCGCCGGAAATTTCAGCGCCGTTGTGGATCTCGAACCCCGCCAGCTCGTCACGGCGTCGGCCGTAGACGTGCAGGGCAACAGTTCGGAGCTGGCGCAGGTGCGCCGGCCCGTGATCTATGCGCCCGGGATCGGCGGCTCGTGGCTCGTGGGCAACGACGGCTTCGCCATCTGGATTCCCGTCACCGCTGAAAATGCTGTAGCCAACGACCGGCTGGCGCGAATGGCGATGTATCCCGACGGATCGAGCGTGGAGAACGTGGTGCTCGACGGCGTGCTCGATCAGTCGCAACTACCCTACAACAGCACGTTGACGGCGCTGGAAGCCGTCTATCCCGGGGACCGCGCGAACGCCGACCGCGCCGGCAACGACCTGTGGCGGTTCCCGTACGACTGGCGCCTCAATACGTACGATGTTGCGAACGATCTCCACGCCCTCATCGATGCGTTGACGAGCGGACAGCCCGACGTGGCGCGCGCCTGCGAGGTGGACCTGGTGGCGCACTCGAATGGCGGCGTGGTCTCGAACGTGTACGTGCGTCGCGACGCTGAGCACGCGAGGGACCACCTCCACCGGTACATCACGGTGGCCACGCCGTACCTGGGGGCGGCGGCGGCGGCGCGCGGCCATCTGAAGGGCGATGTGTTTGGCGTCGACGAAGTGCTGGGTTTCACGATTCAATGGGGGCGCATGATCGAGATGGTGCGCAACATGCCCGGCGCCTACGGGCTGTTACCCTCGCGCGCGTACTGGGATGCACTCAACCCGGCCTCGCTGTCCCATCGGCACGGCTATGTCGTTCAGGACCTCGCGGGAACGTCGCTACCGAGTTTTGACGCCACCACCCGCTTCTTCGCCCAGCCCAAAGTCGACCCCACAAACGGTCGGCCGCTCGGTCTGGCTCGAAACGCGGACATCTGGGCAGTGCAGGATACCAGCGTGCACGCCCTGATCGACGACTGGTCTGATTGGGACGGACCGCCCCAGGTGTTCCGTCAGGTGGGGATCCTGGCCGGCAGCACCGTCACGGGCTGGCGGCTCCGGGAGTCGGTTCGTGACGCGGATGGCAGCGTGTATGAGGAGCCGGGCGACACGCCGCGGCACGTCGATTGGCGTAGCCGACTGGTGCCCATCATGGGCACCGGCGATGGCACGGTGCCGCTGGTGAGCGCGACGCTGGGATGGGATCGCACCGTGGGCAGCACTGACTATTCCGGCGTCGATTCTCCCTGGATCGAGCCATTCGAGTACTACCCGTGCTCGCATACCGGCATCGTAACGGACGGATGCCAGGGTTTTCCGGGATCGCCACCGGCACTGGAGCGCGTGGTGGACATACTGCGTTCCGGCTACGAGGTCCCGACGGCGCTAGCCGGCAAGGCATCCGGCCAGCCCGGCGCCCTGCCCGGGCGTGAATTGCTCTATGTGGCCTCCTCCAGTCCCATCTCGGTCTGGGTGGAAGACGGCGATGGCGTCCGAACCGGGCCGACCTCCCCGAATGAACCCTACCGGATCGCCTATGGGCTGCCTACGCTGGACTGGCAGCCGGGCGATTCGCGGCGCACGCCGATCGGTTACGTGGTGGATGACGACGGCGTGACGCTCTCGCTGCCCACGGATAGCGCCTATACGGTGACGATTCAGACGTCCGTCGACGCTTCCGCCGTCCGCGTGACCCGGGTTCGCGTCGACGGAGCCGATGCCCTGCGTCGTACCCTCCTCTTCGACGATCAGCCGCTGAAGGCCGGCGGCGCCCTGCGGCTCGTTTTTGCGGCCGGCGACACGCCGGATGGGGTGACTCTTGGGCGCGACGGGGACGGCGACGGGACGTATGAGGCGGATATTCCGCCTGCAGCCCAGCTCGAGGGAGCCGGAGGCACGCCGGCCGTACCCCTTCCATCTCCTTCCGCCGTCTACACCCAGGCCGAGTCCGGCGAATCGGTATCGGTCGGACTCGTCTTTCCCGATCTGGGCGGCCCGATATGGGGGTGGACCCTGTCGGAAACGGCCGACTGGATCGAGCCTTCGGCCACGTTCGGCACCACGCCGGGCATTGTCACGCTGACGCTGACGCGGGCGGCGGGGAACGAGGCCGTGCAGACGGCCGTCGTCGATCTCGTGCTGAACTACGAAAGCTATTCGATGCATCTCGCGGTGCCGGTCGAGCTGCGCACGGGTGTTTCAACGGCCGTCGCCGCGCTGCTGCCGGTTCCAACCGAGGTGTTCCTCGATCAGAATTTCCCCAACCCGTTCGCCCAGACCACTCAGGTGACTTTCGGCGTGCCGGCGGCCACGTCTGTATCGTTGGTCGTGTACGACATGCTCGGGCGCAAGGTGGCGGTTTTGATCGAGGGCGCGATGTCAGCCGGTGTTCATTCCGTGGAAGTGCCTGCGCGGACGTTGCCCAGCGGGGTCTATGTGTACCGGCTTTCGACCCCGGCCGGCGAACGTTCGCGACGGTTTACGGTCGTGCGATGA